Within Syntrophales bacterium, the genomic segment ACGATTTGGCACGCTTTGGTTAAACTGATGCGATGTCCTGGTGATACGTAAATGGGTTTGACGTTTTTTTTGGTTCTGAGCGCAGTTCCGACAACCTGGCCTTCGTAATACAGAGGTGTTTGATCACCCACATTTGATCCAACCTCACCACATTCTCCCAAGAGCCTTGATTTTGCACATCCGATAGTGGGTAAATCGAGGAAGAGACCGATGTGAGAGGCAAGACCTAGACCCCGGGGATGAGCTATTCCCTGACCGTCCAATAAAACGACATCGGGAACCTCTTTTAGTTTTGCGAATGCTTGTAACAGAATGGGACCTTCACGAAAGCTGAGGAGACCAGGTATGTACGGGAAGGTGACAGAGCCACTGGCATAAGCTTCCTCTGATATTTTCATGTCTTCGTATGACAGAACTACAACAGCTGCGTATAGCTTTTCACTTTCACGGGAGTAGGAAACATCTGCACCTGCTACAAGACACGGTCTTTGGGGAAAATTTTCATCTGTAAGGATGAGTTGAGAGCGGAGCTGCTTCTGTATTTCACGGGCCTTTTTAATGTCTAATTCCCATTCGTGTAGATGACGAATAGATATCATTGTCTTTAGGCGAGTGATAATTGTTCTTTGAGAAGATCTCCTGCGCTTTTTTTATGTCCTTCTGAATCTGCTCTACTAATTCCGCGGGGCTTGGGAATTTCCTCTCTTCTCTTATCCTTTCCAGGAAGAGGACATTTATTTTCTGGCCGTAAATGTCGCCAGTGAAGTCTAATATAAAAGCCTCGATGGATACTTTGTCGTCTCCGAACGTGGGATTGTTACCTATATTCACTACGGCGGGTAAAAGTTCTTCTCCCAACTCTGCGAAGGCTGCGTAAACCCCGTCGGCAGGAAATAGCACCTTCTCCGGTAAAACGTTTGCGGTGGGAAATCCGAGACCCTTTCCACGGTGGTGACCATGAATCACCGTGCCTCTCATATTGTATGGACGCCCCAGGTACGCTGCAGCTTTTCTCACATCACCACTCTGGATGGTCTTTCTAACCAGTGTGCTGCTTATGATTTTGCCGTCCATAGTATAAGGTTCCATAATTTCCACGGAAAAACCCAGCTTTTTACCCCACTGAATGAGCGTATGCTTGTTACCTCCTTTTGCATGACCGAAGGTGTAGTCATGGCCGATTAGAACTTTTTTCACTTTGAAATTTTTCCAGAGAATCTCAAAAATGAATTCGTCCGCCGTAATGCGGGAGAATTCATAAGTAAAGGGTATTATGATGAGCCCATCGATACCTTCCCTTTTGATGAGATCGATCTTTTCTTCCTTTGTATTGATGAGGTAAAAGGGTCGCCGCTCAGGGTGAAGGAGCATCTTGGGATGGGGATCAAAGGTAATTACAACGGCTTGACGCCCTGCATTTTTTGCTTCCCGGATGAGCCTCTGGAATATCTCCCTGTGTCCGAGATGAACGCCGTCAAAGTTTCCTATGGTCACGAATGATTCGTGAAAAACTGATGGGATGTTTTTATAATCCTCGAGGACAATCATGGGGGGAGATTATCAAAAATATGAGAAATTTCAAGACCATAATTTTGCCTTGACAACGGAAGTTGGTGGTTGTAAAAATATTCTACACTTAAAGTGCCGAAGTGGCGGAATTGGTAGACGCGCTAGGTTCAGGGTCTAGTGGGCGAAGGCCTGTCCGGGTTCAAATCCCGGCTTCGGCACCATGCTGAGGAAAAAGTGAGGGTTAACCGTGGGAAGGTTAACCTTTTTTGTTTTGTTGAATGATCGCACGTTTCCTCTTGAGTTTCGAGGTTGGGTGCTTTTAAATGTAGGTAAGTTCGGGCTAAAACAGGAGGGCAGATGAATAAGGAATCCAGGGTATTTGTTTCTGGTGGTACAGGCATGGTGGGAAGTGCTATTGTGAGAAAGCTTCTAGAAAGAGGGTATACCAATATCATCTCCAACTATCACAGAAAGATTCCTTCCCATTCTTATCCATCAACCGTTAATTTCCACCAGCTTGACCTTACAAATCAGGCATTAACAGAGCAGTTCTTTGAGTCCCAAAGGCCAGAGTATGTTTTTCTTTCTGCGGCTAGAGTGGGTGGTATTTTGGCAAACAACACCTATAAAGCGGAGTTTATATACGAAAACATAGCCATTGCCTCAAATATCATCCATTTGTCGTATAAATACGGCGTCAAAAAACTTCTCAACCTGGGGTCGTCGTGCATTTATCCCAAGTTTTCACCCCAACCTATGAAAGAGGAGTACTTGTTGACGGGTCTTTTGGAGCCCACAAATGAACCCTATGCCGTAGCGAAAATCGCTGCGATCAAGCTCTGTCGCTACTATAATGAACAGTATGGTACCAACTTTATTTCCTGCATGCCCACAAATCTCTACGGACCTAATGATAACTTTGATCTATTTACCTCCCATGTGTTGCCTGCACTGCTCAGGAAGATGTATTTGGCCAAGTGTATAGAGGATGAAAATTGGGTCTTGGTTCGTAAAGATTTTCAGGAGAGACCTGTAGATGGAGTGGATGGAAGTGCCTCGGAAGGAGAGATATTACAAACACTTGAAAGGTATGGGATCAAAAGGGAAAGAGACGGTTTAACAATGACGATGTGGGGAACCGGAAATGTGTATAGGGAGTTTCTTTATGTGGACGACTGTGCTGACGCGTGCATTTTTTTGATGGAATCAGTGGATGCCAAAGATATAAAAAAATTAAGCGAGGACTATTTTGTCAATGTTGGGACTGGCGAAGATTTGAAAGTGAAAGAGTTAGCTTTGCTCATAAAAGATATAGTTGGTTTTAAGGGGAATGTGGATCATGATTTGAGTAAACCCGATGGGACACCGAGAAAACTCCTGGATATTAGCAAACTTAGACAGCTTGGCTGGGCTCCCAAAACGCCATTGGAGGAAGGTATCAGAAAGACGTTTGAATGGTACTTAAAGAGTGGGGTTTAAAATGTTTTTGCGTGATCGATCTTCTACTGAAATGCACCTATCGCCAAGTAAAATTAAAAGAGGTTGGTTCACTCACCAACCTCTTCAGTTTTCCAGTGGAGCTGGGGGGAGTCGAACCCCCGACCTCTTGAATGCCATTCAAGCGCTCTCCCAACTGAGCTACAACCCCAAAAGTTAAAGAAATTATAACTAAACTGTGAAAACCTTGTCAATAAATTTTACCCAGTATTTTTTCCGCAGTATAAAGATAGGATTTGACTAGCAAACTGGACTAACGTTAGAAAGTATATTGACTATGTGATCTTCTTTGTATAATATTCCACGGCTTGATGGGCAAATCTGGACTGAGGGTAGTTGACTCTGAAGGGCGGAAGCGTATTTTTTTCTAAATTACCCCCCTTTATCGAGTATCTGATTCTCTAGAGTTTCACTCTTTGATAAAAACTATCCGAGGAAGCAGAAGAAGGTATCAGATAGGAAAACAGGCCGAGATTGTGGGATTCTTGGCTTTGTCCTCCCTCAGATA encodes:
- the nfi gene encoding deoxyribonuclease V (cleaves DNA at apurinic or apyrimidinic sites), with translation MISIRHLHEWELDIKKAREIQKQLRSQLILTDENFPQRPCLVAGADVSYSRESEKLYAAVVVLSYEDMKISEEAYASGSVTFPYIPGLLSFREGPILLQAFAKLKEVPDVVLLDGQGIAHPRGLGLASHIGLFLDLPTIGCAKSRLLGECGEVGSNVGDQTPLYYEGQVVGTALRTKKNVKPIYVSPGHRISLTKACQIVLDTCRGYRIPEPLRQAHILVNRLRTEL
- a CDS encoding bifunctional riboflavin kinase/FAD synthetase; the encoded protein is MIVLEDYKNIPSVFHESFVTIGNFDGVHLGHREIFQRLIREAKNAGRQAVVITFDPHPKMLLHPERRPFYLINTKEEKIDLIKREGIDGLIIIPFTYEFSRITADEFIFEILWKNFKVKKVLIGHDYTFGHAKGGNKHTLIQWGKKLGFSVEIMEPYTMDGKIISSTLVRKTIQSGDVRKAAAYLGRPYNMRGTVIHGHHRGKGLGFPTANVLPEKVLFPADGVYAAFAELGEELLPAVVNIGNNPTFGDDKVSIEAFILDFTGDIYGQKINVLFLERIREERKFPSPAELVEQIQKDIKKAQEIFSKNNYHSPKDNDIYSSSTRMGIRH
- a CDS encoding GDP-L-fucose synthase → MNKESRVFVSGGTGMVGSAIVRKLLERGYTNIISNYHRKIPSHSYPSTVNFHQLDLTNQALTEQFFESQRPEYVFLSAARVGGILANNTYKAEFIYENIAIASNIIHLSYKYGVKKLLNLGSSCIYPKFSPQPMKEEYLLTGLLEPTNEPYAVAKIAAIKLCRYYNEQYGTNFISCMPTNLYGPNDNFDLFTSHVLPALLRKMYLAKCIEDENWVLVRKDFQERPVDGVDGSASEGEILQTLERYGIKRERDGLTMTMWGTGNVYREFLYVDDCADACIFLMESVDAKDIKKLSEDYFVNVGTGEDLKVKELALLIKDIVGFKGNVDHDLSKPDGTPRKLLDISKLRQLGWAPKTPLEEGIRKTFEWYLKSGV